One genomic window of Stieleria sp. JC731 includes the following:
- a CDS encoding lipopolysaccharide biosynthesis protein — translation MVQKLVTDDSQQLRQDATDPAEAVSDSAPSQSLRSKIAKQFVGTVGVAFLIVVLQMGQGILLARSLGPTGRGEYATAMFVVQLLLYIGMFGGLEVICRHAAEAKFDAERLRRAALKLGLTTGLATTGVAIVLNVVALPADKRYLMPLAFICALSLTGQQVLLIMTGIDRGQGRFGTYNLRRVIGAAAFPVLLLATELAMGVTLLTACVLFVIASIVSMAVCIYGLRMPLRGPSAPSVPGLIKESRPYAYSMFATDLFERLDLLLILWIAGLRDQGFYAAMVPVAYPLTVIPNTMGLFLFNAAAGRKNRLQIIDVHRILGGSIAVQTVCTIVFMLLIAWVIEWLYGAEFVPAVHFAYWLAPVAAIKGILQGLDSYVKGRGQPLAAIRCRLIAMATMVLVAILLQPYYGAIAVAIAALVGQVLCLVWLSAIVYTDVARQQSESDLTIDHQNPAM, via the coding sequence ATGGTGCAAAAACTTGTGACGGACGATTCGCAACAGCTGCGTCAAGACGCAACTGATCCTGCAGAAGCCGTCAGTGACAGCGCGCCATCGCAATCCCTTCGCTCCAAAATCGCAAAACAGTTCGTCGGCACCGTCGGTGTCGCATTTCTGATCGTCGTCCTGCAGATGGGGCAGGGGATTCTGCTGGCGCGAAGCCTCGGCCCGACAGGACGTGGTGAGTACGCGACGGCGATGTTCGTTGTGCAGTTGCTGCTTTACATCGGCATGTTCGGTGGGCTTGAAGTCATCTGCCGTCATGCCGCTGAAGCCAAATTCGATGCAGAACGCCTACGCCGCGCGGCTCTTAAACTCGGCTTAACCACCGGGCTGGCCACCACCGGTGTCGCGATCGTGTTGAATGTCGTAGCGCTGCCGGCGGACAAACGCTACCTGATGCCACTGGCGTTCATCTGTGCCTTGTCACTGACCGGTCAGCAAGTGCTGCTAATCATGACCGGTATCGATCGCGGACAGGGACGTTTTGGAACGTACAACCTCCGTCGTGTGATCGGTGCGGCAGCGTTCCCGGTGCTTTTACTGGCGACGGAACTTGCCATGGGCGTGACCCTATTAACCGCATGCGTTCTTTTTGTGATCGCATCGATCGTTTCAATGGCCGTCTGCATCTACGGCCTACGCATGCCGCTGCGTGGCCCCAGTGCTCCCTCGGTGCCTGGCTTGATTAAAGAGAGCCGTCCTTATGCGTATTCAATGTTCGCGACTGACCTGTTCGAACGACTCGACCTGTTGCTGATCCTGTGGATCGCAGGGCTACGCGATCAAGGATTCTATGCGGCGATGGTGCCAGTGGCGTACCCACTGACTGTCATCCCCAACACCATGGGGCTGTTCCTTTTCAACGCAGCTGCGGGCCGCAAGAATCGACTTCAGATCATCGATGTGCATCGAATCCTGGGCGGCTCGATCGCTGTGCAAACCGTCTGCACAATCGTGTTCATGTTGTTGATCGCATGGGTCATCGAATGGCTTTATGGAGCCGAGTTCGTTCCCGCAGTCCATTTCGCCTATTGGCTGGCCCCTGTAGCGGCGATCAAAGGAATCTTGCAAGGGCTGGACAGCTACGTCAAAGGCCGCGGTCAACCGCTGGCGGCGATTCGATGCCGCTTGATTGCGATGGCCACGATGGTGCTCGTCGCAATCCTTCTTCAGCCTTACTATGGCGCGATCGCCGTCGCGATCGCAGCTCTTGTCGGACAGGTGCTTTGCTTGGTTTGGCTATCGGCGATTGTCTACACCGATGTCGCTCGGCAACAATCGGAATCGGATTTAACGATCGACCATCAAAACCCGGCGATGTAG
- a CDS encoding FHA domain-containing protein — protein MPVELVMTEGSRAGTAAPIHLGYYLVGRNKECQIRPKSKSVSRRHSLLLHNEDGFGVMDLKSTGGTFLNGERIEPHVWQVLNDGDELRFGKVGFAVSMKTPALAVTPEADSVADPASTSETPQSWQNFDVAQFLEAEDQIEQEIRYDSIRQLPGNKVNGSKVTGLSKDADDAEINLAELEHDAKSHDTFIGNVPDADAAGEDVEKLDVEVDAQPKKKPPRKIDPKEYKRKPKRSFQMPRFGGGFDTTFDWKTTAMIFVAIGIISFLGYQIYSFSAGPEIEVRESLD, from the coding sequence ATGCCTGTCGAACTCGTTATGACCGAAGGCAGTCGCGCCGGCACCGCGGCACCGATTCATCTCGGTTATTACTTGGTGGGGCGCAACAAAGAGTGTCAGATTCGCCCTAAGAGTAAATCGGTTAGTCGCCGCCATTCGTTGCTGCTTCACAACGAAGATGGCTTCGGCGTGATGGACCTGAAAAGCACCGGCGGGACCTTTCTAAACGGCGAACGGATCGAACCGCACGTCTGGCAAGTTTTGAACGATGGCGATGAACTTCGCTTCGGCAAAGTCGGCTTTGCGGTTTCCATGAAAACGCCAGCCCTTGCTGTCACCCCCGAAGCCGACAGCGTCGCAGATCCAGCGTCGACCAGCGAAACCCCGCAGTCCTGGCAGAACTTTGATGTCGCTCAGTTCCTAGAAGCTGAAGATCAGATCGAGCAGGAAATTCGCTATGACTCGATCCGGCAGTTACCAGGAAACAAGGTTAACGGGTCCAAAGTAACCGGCTTATCCAAAGACGCTGACGACGCGGAAATCAACCTAGCTGAGCTGGAACACGACGCAAAGTCACACGACACATTCATCGGCAATGTCCCTGATGCCGATGCCGCTGGCGAAGATGTCGAGAAGCTAGACGTCGAAGTCGATGCCCAGCCGAAGAAAAAGCCGCCGCGAAAAATCGATCCTAAAGAGTACAAACGCAAACCGAAGCGATCGTTTCAAATGCCTCGTTTCGGAGGTGGGTTTGACACCACCTTCGACTGGAAGACCACTGCAATGATTTTCGTTGCAATCGGTATCATCAGCTTTCTGGGTTACCAGATCTACAGCTTCTCCGCCGGTCCGGAAATCGAAGTCCGCGAAAGTTTGGATTAA
- a CDS encoding serine/threonine protein kinase, giving the protein MSVNTTTAAEPVLDDATRDFVRRSMHAGLVELPDIKKVVVSLMAEDTRFSPERLADGLVGANLLTPWQARKLLTGKAKGFYLGNYKLMRPLGKGGMGVVFLAKHSVMNRLMALKILPSEASKDARRIERFKEEARASAKLEHPNIVQAYDFSEADGKLYIVMEYIEGVDLHRAVVRDGVMSPAESLDAMIQSTDALAHAHQRGIVHRDIKPSNMLLRADGVIKVSDMGLARIGYTNGSSNESPNRLTGTADFIAPEQAIDSQTVDARADIYSLGCTWYFLLCGRPPFTGNNVAQRLAKHQTAPVPSVNSLRSDCPKAISELIQKMMAKRAEDRPASAAELLVQLRRLRGTVANGGDLSDRRISSRVASDESPSPSSIDDSGPLRDAGSSTVSESIDIDFGSLPPVDLSALPQVPVSPLSTSQQFAVPANNGKSNPKHSSQNSNANGDSQNILLGVGLALSTLALLVVVGITFYQLTKEEKKERPLKAMENGKEIVVFQE; this is encoded by the coding sequence ATGTCGGTAAACACCACGACCGCAGCCGAACCGGTTCTTGACGACGCGACGCGCGATTTTGTGCGGCGATCGATGCATGCCGGGCTGGTCGAATTGCCCGACATCAAGAAGGTCGTCGTTTCCCTGATGGCTGAGGACACGCGGTTCTCGCCAGAACGACTAGCGGACGGGTTGGTGGGAGCCAACTTATTAACGCCATGGCAAGCACGTAAGCTGCTGACCGGAAAAGCCAAGGGTTTCTATCTTGGCAACTACAAGCTGATGCGACCGCTGGGTAAAGGCGGCATGGGCGTCGTCTTCCTTGCCAAACACTCGGTGATGAATCGATTGATGGCACTGAAGATCCTTCCCTCCGAAGCATCCAAGGACGCCCGCCGGATCGAAAGGTTCAAGGAAGAAGCACGAGCCTCAGCGAAGCTGGAACATCCCAATATCGTTCAGGCCTATGACTTTTCCGAGGCCGACGGCAAGCTTTATATCGTGATGGAGTACATCGAAGGCGTCGACCTTCATCGTGCTGTTGTCCGTGACGGAGTGATGTCTCCGGCGGAATCACTTGATGCGATGATCCAATCGACTGACGCCCTCGCACACGCACACCAACGCGGGATCGTTCACCGCGATATCAAACCGTCAAACATGTTGCTACGCGCCGACGGCGTCATCAAAGTCAGCGACATGGGATTGGCCCGCATCGGATACACCAACGGTTCGTCCAACGAATCGCCCAATCGCTTGACCGGCACCGCCGACTTCATCGCGCCCGAACAAGCAATCGATAGCCAAACGGTCGATGCACGAGCCGACATCTATTCGCTCGGTTGCACTTGGTATTTTCTGCTGTGCGGGCGTCCGCCGTTCACTGGCAATAACGTTGCCCAACGCCTAGCCAAACATCAGACCGCACCGGTCCCATCGGTGAACAGCCTGCGATCGGATTGCCCCAAGGCAATCTCAGAACTGATCCAGAAAATGATGGCCAAACGCGCCGAAGACCGCCCCGCTTCGGCAGCCGAATTGCTGGTTCAGCTAAGACGTCTTCGCGGGACGGTTGCCAACGGTGGCGACCTTTCAGACCGACGAATCTCTTCTCGTGTTGCTTCGGATGAATCGCCTAGCCCAAGCTCGATTGACGATAGTGGGCCACTGAGGGATGCCGGTTCATCCACAGTTTCGGAATCCATCGACATTGATTTCGGAAGCCTGCCGCCTGTGGACTTATCAGCGCTTCCGCAGGTTCCGGTATCGCCACTGTCGACATCACAGCAGTTCGCCGTCCCAGCCAACAACGGCAAGTCCAACCCAAAGCACAGCTCACAAAATTCGAACGCGAATGGTGATTCCCAAAACATTTTGCTGGGAGTCGGCCTGGCCTTGTCAACATTGGCCTTGCTTGTCGTCGTTGGAATCACGTTCTACCAACTGACCAAAGAAGAAAAGAAAGAACGCCCACTGAAGGCGATGGAAAACGGCAAAGAGATTGTCGTTTTTCAAGAGTAG
- the truA gene encoding tRNA pseudouridine(38-40) synthase TruA, whose translation MNDSVSRTFALVIAYDGTDYAGWQVQPDQATIQGTLQTSIRRSTGQDVTVTGSGRTDAGVHAFGQVASCRFPNWTASTEALLRAINSRLPNAIVVNEVHQADPDFHAIRDALGKRYRYQIQVRHQRNPFEHRYRWRLRRLVDVELMKIAAKKIIGHRDFSSFESAGAERKSSVRDVRDCVVLPAQDFDQTGHLAIEVEANGFLYNMVRNIVGTLVEVGLGKQPPEWIDEVLEQKNRIYAGPTAPPQGLFLKHVHYLPGYRSTITPDRHAPLTDP comes from the coding sequence TTGAACGATTCGGTAAGTCGTACGTTTGCCTTGGTGATCGCCTATGACGGAACGGACTATGCAGGTTGGCAAGTCCAGCCCGATCAAGCGACCATCCAAGGCACGTTGCAAACTTCGATCCGGCGCAGCACCGGTCAAGACGTGACCGTGACCGGAAGCGGCCGAACGGATGCAGGGGTGCATGCGTTTGGCCAGGTTGCCAGCTGCCGTTTTCCCAACTGGACCGCTTCCACCGAAGCATTGCTGCGGGCGATCAACTCACGCCTTCCCAATGCAATCGTCGTCAACGAAGTCCACCAGGCGGACCCAGATTTTCATGCCATCCGTGACGCGCTCGGTAAACGCTATCGATACCAAATTCAGGTTCGACATCAGCGAAACCCATTCGAACACCGCTATCGCTGGCGGTTAAGGCGTCTGGTTGATGTGGAATTGATGAAGATTGCCGCGAAAAAAATCATCGGCCATCGCGACTTTTCTAGCTTCGAATCGGCCGGTGCGGAGCGTAAATCCTCCGTCCGTGACGTTAGGGACTGTGTCGTGCTCCCTGCGCAAGATTTTGATCAGACAGGTCACCTTGCGATCGAAGTAGAAGCCAATGGCTTTCTCTACAACATGGTGCGTAATATTGTCGGCACGTTGGTCGAGGTTGGGCTGGGCAAGCAACCGCCCGAATGGATCGACGAAGTGCTGGAGCAAAAGAACCGGATCTACGCCGGTCCGACGGCTCCGCCCCAAGGGTTGTTTCTGAAACATGTTCACTACCTGCCGGGCTATCGCAGCACAATCACACCGGATCGACACGCGCCTTTAACCGATCCTTAA
- a CDS encoding aspartate-semialdehyde dehydrogenase, with protein sequence MTNGVVHRVHSPSNPNSGLTPVYETLAVVGATGAVGRIVLQQLETRDFPYKRLKLLASQRSVGQEVVVKGETIKIELLAPGAFEDVDLVIASTPDEVSAEFAPYAVKEGAVVVDESGFWRMDPTVPLIVPEVNPEAIGNHKGIIASPNCSTTQMVVALAPIHKACKIKRVVVSTYQATSGAGLAGNVELMTSTQKVLDGETPSCKTFQYPIGFNLIPQIGSEKFEGYTSEEMKMVYETRKIMGDEDIQVCPTAVRVPVTIGHSESILVETEEPITVEQATELFNQAAGITVVDDLQNRRYPMPRDCDGRDDVFVGRIRRDISGNGNGIAFWCVSDNLRKGAATNAVQIAELLQQSVASA encoded by the coding sequence ATGACAAACGGAGTTGTCCATCGCGTACATTCACCCTCGAACCCTAATTCTGGACTTACCCCCGTGTACGAAACACTGGCTGTCGTTGGTGCTACTGGCGCCGTCGGACGAATCGTTTTACAACAGCTTGAAACGCGTGATTTCCCATACAAGCGTTTGAAGTTGCTGGCTTCTCAGCGTAGCGTCGGTCAAGAAGTCGTCGTCAAAGGTGAGACGATCAAGATCGAATTGCTTGCCCCCGGAGCTTTCGAAGACGTTGACTTGGTAATCGCCAGCACTCCCGACGAAGTCTCAGCCGAGTTCGCTCCTTACGCGGTCAAAGAAGGTGCGGTCGTCGTCGACGAAAGCGGCTTTTGGCGCATGGACCCGACGGTCCCCTTGATCGTTCCTGAAGTGAACCCAGAAGCGATCGGCAACCACAAAGGCATCATCGCAAGCCCCAACTGCAGCACCACCCAGATGGTTGTCGCCTTGGCGCCAATTCACAAGGCTTGCAAGATCAAACGCGTTGTGGTCAGCACCTACCAAGCGACCAGCGGTGCAGGCTTGGCCGGCAACGTCGAATTGATGACCAGCACACAGAAAGTTCTCGATGGAGAAACACCATCGTGCAAGACGTTCCAGTATCCGATCGGCTTTAACTTGATCCCACAGATCGGAAGCGAGAAGTTCGAAGGTTACACCAGCGAAGAAATGAAGATGGTGTATGAGACTCGCAAGATCATGGGTGACGAAGACATCCAAGTTTGTCCGACCGCAGTTCGCGTTCCTGTGACCATCGGACACAGTGAATCCATCTTGGTCGAAACCGAAGAACCCATCACGGTCGAACAAGCAACGGAATTGTTTAACCAGGCCGCTGGAATCACCGTTGTAGACGACTTGCAAAATCGCCGGTATCCAATGCCACGTGATTGCGATGGCCGTGACGACGTCTTCGTCGGTCGGATCCGCCGTGATATCAGCGGCAACGGCAACGGGATCGCATTCTGGTGCGTTAGCGACAACCTTCGAAAGGGTGCCGCGACCAATGCCGTTCAAATCGCCGAGTTACTGCAGCAGTCGGTCGCCTCAGCTTGA
- a CDS encoding formylglycine-generating enzyme family protein, translating to MLCFSTFLVAASSTDVCFGEETPGIAKEKPAEGPFVKVDEGYMVPYDYRIPGTNQTISMVPVPGGEFMLGSPESEENRREDEGPQVKIKVDPMWVAKTEITWGQYKEYMDLYAIFKDFEADGVRPVNDNNKVDAITAPTELYEPTFTFEYGQDPKQPAVTMTQYSAQQFTKWLSLISGQQYRLPTEAEWEYAARGGTKTAYSWGDDLDDIDDYAWYFDNADDGQVAAGSKKPNQFGLYDMHGNVAEWTINAYTEDGYKSFADKKDLHAVDAVIWADMPWPCVLRGGSWELDAEELRSAARLPSNYEEWKADDPNFPRSPWWLTSDPARGVGFRIFRSYQPLPKEKITKFWEAQDEDTILDVKSRIDGGRGGLGLVDKDLPKAVEEAKK from the coding sequence TTGCTCTGTTTTTCGACCTTCCTTGTTGCGGCTTCGTCGACCGACGTCTGCTTTGGCGAAGAAACGCCTGGAATCGCGAAAGAAAAACCTGCAGAAGGCCCCTTTGTCAAAGTCGACGAAGGCTACATGGTTCCTTACGACTATCGGATTCCCGGTACCAATCAAACGATTTCGATGGTGCCTGTCCCTGGTGGCGAATTCATGCTCGGCAGTCCCGAGAGTGAAGAAAACCGTCGTGAGGATGAAGGGCCACAAGTCAAAATCAAAGTCGACCCGATGTGGGTGGCCAAGACCGAAATCACTTGGGGCCAGTACAAAGAGTACATGGACCTATACGCGATCTTCAAAGACTTTGAAGCCGACGGTGTCCGCCCCGTCAATGACAACAACAAAGTTGACGCGATCACCGCACCGACGGAACTGTACGAGCCGACGTTCACGTTCGAATACGGTCAAGATCCGAAGCAGCCCGCCGTAACGATGACACAGTATTCGGCGCAGCAATTCACCAAGTGGCTCAGCCTGATCAGCGGTCAGCAATATCGATTGCCTACCGAAGCGGAATGGGAATACGCAGCGCGTGGCGGTACCAAAACCGCATACTCATGGGGCGACGACTTAGACGATATCGACGACTACGCATGGTACTTTGACAATGCTGATGACGGCCAAGTCGCCGCTGGTAGCAAGAAGCCAAATCAATTCGGGCTCTACGACATGCACGGCAACGTCGCTGAGTGGACGATCAATGCGTATACCGAAGACGGCTACAAGAGCTTTGCCGACAAGAAAGACTTGCATGCTGTTGACGCGGTCATTTGGGCCGACATGCCTTGGCCATGTGTGCTGCGTGGTGGCAGCTGGGAACTCGACGCTGAAGAGCTTCGCAGTGCAGCCCGATTGCCAAGTAACTACGAAGAATGGAAAGCAGACGATCCGAACTTCCCACGAAGCCCTTGGTGGCTAACAAGTGATCCCGCTCGTGGTGTCGGCTTTCGAATCTTTCGGTCGTATCAGCCTCTTCCCAAAGAGAAGATCACAAAGTTTTGGGAAGCCCAAGACGAAGACACCATCCTGGATGTGAAATCACGCATCGATGGTGGCCGCGGCGGACTCGGTCTGGTCGACAAGGACCTTCCCAAAGCGGTCGAAGAAGCCAAAAAATAA